CGGCACCGACACCGCGGTCGACCGGCTGGTCGTTCCCTCGGTCCGCTCGCCCGAGCAGCGCCGGTCAGCGTACGAACAGCTGTTCGAGTACGACCTGACCTACAAGCTCACCTCGCCGGCGGCCTGCGCGTGGCTCAGATCCGAGCTCCGGAAGGGGCTCGAGGGCGACGAGCCGTCCGATCTGCCGGACCCGCCGGCAAACGGCGGGCGGCGCCTCTACATCTCGCGGGCCGACGCGGGCCGGCGGCGCGTGCTCAACGAAGATGCCGTACTCGAGGCGCTCTCCCCCCTCGGCTTCGAGTCGCACGCGCTCTCCAACCTCGCGTTCGCCGACCAGGCGCGGCTCTTCCTCGAGACGGACGTGATCGTCGCTCCCCACGGCGCCGGGCTGGCGAACCTCGCGTTCGCGAGCGACTGCGCGCTGGTCGAACTGTTCGGTGAGAAAGTCAAGCCGACCTACTGCATGCTCGCCTCGGCGCTCGGACTCGAGTACGAGTACATGCGGTGCGAGCCGAGAGGAGCCGATCTCGCGGTCGACCCGGAGCGGATTCGAGCGCACGCCGCCCGGTACTGCTGACCGGCGCGAGGGAGCGGTAATTCACCAGCGATCGCCGGTCGAAACGAGAGGGGGTTCTGCAGTCGCGAGAGGCGCCGTTCGATCGACCCCGCGGAAAACGCGTTGTGATCGGCGAATGTCACGCGGGCTGGAAGACAACGAAGGACGTTTACCGACGGGTGGGAACTGTACGCCAACGCCGGCTATGAGAATCGGGCAGACATCCTTCCTCCAGTTCGTCGCCGAAATTGCCGCCTCCGCAATCGGTTTCGTCGCGACGATCTACTTCGCCCGCATCCTCGGGCCCGAGATTCTCGGTTACTACGCCGTCGCGCTCGCGGTCGTGACCGGCCTCGGCATCGGCGGCAACATCGGGCTCTCGAGCGCGATCACGAAGCGGATGAGCGAGGGTGAGGAGCCGAACGCGTACTTCTGGGCCGGAGCCAGCATCATCCTCTCGCTGTTTCTCGTCCTCGCGATCGGCGTGCTCGCGTTCCACGAGCAGGTGAACGCCTATATCGGCGCCGACGTTCACTGGCTCATCGTCTTCATGCTGCTCGCGAGCCTGTGTTACTCGCTGTTCAATGCCGCGCTGAAGGGCCGACACCTCGTCCACGTCTACGCCGTCCTGAAACCGCTGAAGATCGGCGGCCGGGCCGTCGTCCAGATCGCGCTCGTCCTCGCCGGCCTCGAGCTCACCGGGATGCTGATCGGCTACTCGACCGGCTGGGTGATGGCCGCGGCGGTCGCGGTCGTCGTACTCACCCCCCGGTTCGAACGCCCCTCGCGGCGTCACTACGCGAAGCTGCTCGAGTTCGCGAAGTACTCCTGGCTCGGCCGCGTCCAGGGGAAGACGTTCAGCGAGGCCGACATCCTGATTCTGGGGGCGCTCGTCTCGAGCGCGCTCGTCGGGATCTACTCGATCGCGTGGGCGCTGTGTTCGTTCTTCCTGATCTTCGCTCACGCGATCAGCACGGCCATGTTCCCCGAGATCAGCAAACAGAGCGCGCGGGGGGAGTCCGGTCGGATCGCCAGGCTGACGACGGACGCGCTCGCCTTTGCGGGGTTCGTCCTGATCCCCGGCGCCGTCGGCGGGATACTCGTCGGCGACAGAGTCCTCGCCGTCTACGGAGCGGAGTTCGTCGAGGGGCAGGCCGTCCTCCCGATCCTCCTGTTCGGCTCGCTGCTGTACGCCTACCTCGACCAGCTCCTGAACACCCTGAACGGGATCGACCGTCCGGACGTCGCGTTTCGCGTCAACGGGCTGTTCATCGGGACGAACGTGGTCGCCAACGTCGCGCTCGTCTACGCGTTCGGCTGGGTCGGCGCGGCGGTCGGGACCGCGCTCTCGGCCGCCGTCGGCCTGGTAGCCGCGTTCTGGTTGATACGCCGGCGCCTCGCGTTCGAACTCCCGGTCGCCGAGATCGGCCGCCAGTGGGCGGCGGCGCTCCTCATGGCCGCGGCGGTCTACCCGGCGACGCTCCTCGCGGGCCCGCCCGCCGAGACGCTGCCCGCGGCGATCGTCACGGTCGTCATCGTCGGGATCGGCGCGGCCGTCTACACGGTCGCCCTGCTCGCGATGTCGGCGCGATTTCGGACCGTCGTCAGAGAGAATGTCCCCGTCGACCTCCCGCGCGTCGCCGGCCGCTAACCGCTGGCCGCGGCAGGGTCAACCGCGACGTGGGCCTCCGGCGACGCGTTTCCCGCTCGCGCGTCGTGGGCGTTACAGCACGCTCGCGTAGATCTCGAGTAGCCGATCCCCGATTCGCTCCCAGCTCACCTCCCGGACGACCTCGCGGCCGTTCGACCGCTCGCCGACCTCGAGGACGCGAACGAGGTGGTCGACCAGTTCGTCCTCGGACGTCCCCACGCCCGACGGCTCGACGCGCTCGAGGCGGGTCCGGACGTCCCCGACGGCCGTCGAGACGACCGGCAGGTTGCAGGCCATCGCCTCCTTGACCGTGTTCGGCGACCCCTCGTGTCTCGAGGTGAGCAACAGCGCGTCGGCGGCGTTCATGTACGTCGCCACCCGGTCGTGGCGCACGCCCGAGATGGTCCGGAGTTCGATCTCGTCGTCGAGCCGATCGCTCGCCCGCGCGACGACGCGCTCGGCCAGCGGGTAGTTCTTTCGCTCGTAGTCGGGCGCGTACGGGAACAGCACGTTCGTCGCCCGCGGGTCCCAGCCGACGGCCTCGCAGGCCTCCCGGCGATCCATCGGTTCGAACCGCTCGAGGTCGATCCCGCTCGGCAGGATCTCCGCATCGCGGCCGAGCAGTTCGCGCATCTCCTCGCTGCGAACCGTGATCGCGTCACAGCGCCAGGCGCACGCCTTCGTCACGAGTCCGTCGAAGCCGACGACGTCGGACCCCCACAGCGTGAGGACGACGGGGAGCCGACGCTGCGTGATCGCGTAGGGAGCCGTGAGGCCGTAGTTCGCGTGGATCAGATCGTACTCGCCGCGGCGAAGCTCGCGGCGGACCTGCGGGACGAACCGGAGGTACTCCCTCGGCCCGCGACCGCGGCCCATCGCGCCGTCGATCTGGTCGGCACCGGGGACGACGAGCACCGTCGTCTCGACGCCCTTTCGCTCGAGCGTGTCGATCTGCTGGTCGAAGAAGACCTCTCGAGCGGTCACGAGCTGGAGGACGCGAAGGCGCTCGTCGGGGGAGACGACGAGCGTCACGCGTCGTCTCCGATCAGCTCCCGGCGGGGTTGCGTCAGACCGTACAGGTAGCCGAAGCCGACCGCGCCGGTGAAGACGAAGATCGCCACGAGCTGCTTGAGCTCGGGCATTGAGGGCGCGCGCACGAGGTCGCGAACCCGTATCGGGACGAACTCGAGCATGAGCCGTTTCAGGTAGTCGTTCTTGTCGCCAGCGGCCTCCGGCAGCAGGAGGTCCATGATCCGTTTGGAGTAGCCCTGCCAGAACGAGCGGAAGACGAGCCAGCGGAAGTCCCCGCGGTAGTCGAACAGCCTGTGGTTGACGACCGCGTCGGTGTTGTAGATCACGCCCTTGCCGTACCTGTTCGCCATCCGGATGCAGACCGGCGCCTCGTGGGCCTGGATGTGCCGGTCGCCCTTGCGGCCCGTGTTTTCGTCGTAGCCGCCGACGGAGAGGAAGACCTCCCGGTAGAAGGAGATGTTCGAACCGTAGGTGTTCCGCAGTTCCTCCATGTGCTCGCCCATCCCTCGCTCGTCACAGCCCACGAGCCAGTAGAACTCCGCGGGGAAGAAGTCGGGTTTCTCGGTGACCCAGTCCGGTTTCGCGTGGCCGCCGACGGCGATCGCGTCGGTTTCGTCGTACACGCGCGCGAGCTCCGCGATCCAGTCGGGCTCGGCGACCGCGTCGTCGTCGATGAAGGCGACGACGTCGCCGGTGGCGATCTTCGCTCCCCGCGTTCGACTGGAGGAGATGCCCTGGTTCTCGTCGTTGCAGTGGAGGACGACGCCCTCGCGGTCGCCGAACTCCTCGCAGACCCGGTCGAAGACGGCGTCGTTACCGTCGACGACGACGACGACCTCGAGCGGCTCGTACGTCTGGGCGAGGACGCTCTCGACGCACTCCGAGAACACGTCGTAGCGCTCCATCGCGTACGTACAGATGACGACGGAGACCTTCATTGGCGTTCGGTTTCCGTGAGCGGCGAATAAGCCTTGCCCTTCAGACGGACGACCGGAGGTCGTCTCCGGTACAGCCCAAGGCGGTTCGCGGCTACGCAGAGAAATCGGTACGTCAGGCCGTCGTAGGATACGATCGGCTCTCCGACTCGTTCGCCCGTCCCGAACATGAAACGCGAGCAAGTATATGACAAGGCTTATTCTTGGCTTGCGACTGTTGGAACCTAATGAGCACTGACACCGAACACGTCGACGAGGCTGCCGAGACCTCCGTCCTCGACACGTGGGAGGAGTGGTATCACATCCCAATTATCGGGATCGTGATGCTGTTTATGATCTGGGTCCGCACCCAGTCGTACGACCGGTTCGTCACCGACGACGGAACGCCCGCCCTCGCCGCCGTCGACTCCTGGTACCACTGGCGAACCGTCCAGTGGACGGCGGAGAACTACCCGTGGACGATGCCGTTCGACGTCTGGACCGGCTTTCCGACCGGGCGGTACGTCGGCCAGTTCGGCACCCTGTTTGATCAGCTGATCGTGACCGCGGCGATGGTCGTCGGACTCGGCGATCCGTCGACGGAAACGCTGTACACCGTCTCGTTGCTCGCCGTGCCGGTAATGGCCGCCCTCGTCGCGATTCCGGTGTTCTACATGGGCCGCAGACTGGGCGGAACGATCGGCGGCCTCCTCTCGGTCGTACTCCTCGCGCTCGCGCCGGGAACGTTTCTCTACCGGACGACCGCGGGCCAGCTCCAGCACCACGTCGCGGAGGTGCTGTTCATGGCGCTCGCCGTCCTCGCGATGATGGTCGCCCTTCGCGTCGCCGAGCGGGAGAAACCAATCTACGAACTGGTCGTCGACGGGGACTGGGCCGCGCTGCGGACGCCCGCGATCTACAGCGCTCTCGCCGGAGTCGCGCTCTCGCTGTACATCTGGGTGTGGCCCCCCGGCGTCGTCCTCATCGGAATCTTCGCCGTCTTCTTTACCGTCCAGCTCTGTCTCGACTACGTTCGCGGGATCTCACCCGACCACGTCGCCTTCGTCGGGGCGGTCAGTCTCGGCGTCACGGCGATCGTCACCGCGCTCCTGATCGAGGAGTGGTCGACGAGCACGACGAGTTTCGGCTACCTCCAGCCGATCTCGGCGGCCCTCGTCGCCGCGGGCTGTCTGTTCATGGCGTGGCTCGCCCGACAGTGGAACCGCCGGTCGATCGACCCGATCTACTACCCCGCCGCGATCGGCGGACTCCTGTTCGTCGCCTTCGGGGCGATGGCGCTGGCCCTCCCCGATCTCTTCGGAACGCTCTCGGACAACCTGGTTCGCCGGCTCATCCCCATCGGCGCCACGGAGACGGACATGACCATCTCGGAGGCCCAGCCGCCCGAGGACTTCAACAGCCACGTCTTCTCCGAGTTCGGGATGGCGTTCTACACGATGCTCGCGGGGCTCGCGTTGCTCGCACTCGGCCCGCTTCTCGGACGGACGTACCGCGCCGAGCACACGCTGATCCTCGTCTGGTCGCTGTTCCTGATCAGCATGGCCGCGACGCAGGTCCGCTTCGCGTACTATCTCGTCCTCGCCGTCGCGGTCGTCAACGCCGTCTTCGTCTCCGACGTGATCCGGCTGTTCAACCTCGACCTCGAGGGCGGCGTCCGCTCGATCCGCGAGATCGAGACCTACCAGGTGATCACCCTGTTGCTGGTCGTGATGTTGCTGTTCGCGCCGCTGCTGCCGCCCGTTGCGGCCGGCACCGCATGGGACCGCGGCGCCGCGGCGTTCCCAAGCGACGACGGCCAGACCTGGGAGGAGTCGAACCACTGGCTTCAGGAGAACACGCCCGCACCCGGGGACTGGGGCGGCGCCGACAACGCGAGCGACCTCGAGTACTACGGCACGTACGACTACCCCGAGGACGGCAACTACGAGTACCCGGTCGGCGCCTACGGCGTGATGTCGTGGTGGGACTACGGCCACCTGATAACGGTCCAGGGCGAGCGGATCCCCCACTCGAACCCGTTCCAGCAGAACGCACGCTCCTCGTCGGCGTTCCTGACCGCCCAGTCCGAAGAGCGGGGCGAGCTCATCATGGACGGCATCGCAGCCGACGTCTCCGTCTCGAACGCGAGCGACGAGGAGATCGAACGCCAGCTCGAGGGGAACGACTCCCACGAGGAGTTGCGGTACGTGATGATCGATCACAAGATGGCGGGCGGCAAGTTCGGGGCGATCTCGACGTGGACCGGCCCCGGCTACGGCGCCTACCTCGAACAGAACCAGTACCAGATCAACGGAGAGGAAGAGACCCTTCACGGACCCGGCGAGGCGTACTACGATACGATGCTCGCGAGCCTCTACCTCGAGGACGCGGACGGGCTCGAGCACTACCGACTGGTCCACGAGGCCGACGACTACGCCGTCGTCGGCGGAATGCTCGGCAACGACGGGCCGGTCCCGCGCAACTCGTTCGCGCTCGACGACGGCTGGAACGAGAACACCGAGCAGATCCGGGACAATCTCGCCCAGTCGCGCGAAGACGGCGCGGTCGACCAGTCCCTCGGCGGCGCGATCTGGGACGGCCACCTCGCCTCGTCGGTCAAGACGTTCGAACGCGTCGAAGGAGCGACCCTCACCGGCACGGTCGATGACAGCGCGCTCGACGAGGAGGCGACCGTGTACGCAGAGATCGAACTCGAGACGGCCCCCGGTCGGACGTTCACCTACACGCAGGAAGCCGACGTCGAAGACGGCGCGTTCGAACTGACGGTCCCGTACGCGACGAACGACGAACTCGGAACGGACGACGGCTACACCGACAGCAGCGTCGAGGCCCTCGAAGAGTACGAGATCGTCATCGCAACCGGCGACGGTGACGACCTCGAGCGACAGTACGCCGGGACCGCGTCCGTCCCTGAAACCGCCGTCGTCGACGGCGACAGCATCGACGTGACGCTCGAGGAAGCGACGGACTGACTCGAGGATCCCGATACGAACGCGTAGGCAGCGTCGAACGACGAGGGTGAGGCGTCAACGAGAGCGGCGGCGGCTCGAGTGAGGATGCGATAGAGCGCCTGACGGGGAGTTGCAGTCCGTGTGGCCGTCAGTACTTATTTCGGACGCCCCTTCCCAGAGATCGCAATTTTATACTAACACCTCTAAAAAGATAAGATAGATTGATTTCCGTTGGCAATAGTCTTGTGAATACAATGTCCGCAAAAGACAGCATGAAGGATTACCTCGAAGCACACCCTCGAATGATCGGCGTACTATTTACACTAGTCTTATTGCTAGGACAGGCTAGTTCAGTAGCAGCGACTGCCTCTTCAACAAACCCTGGTCCATAGATCTCTTATTCGGTGGGGTTTTCTGTATTTAGATTTCCATGAAAACCGAACTCATCATTCCACATTATAGAGTTATTGTCAAGAACAGGCATTCGAACCCATGTAAGATATTCCTCAAGTTCATCCTCAGACACATCTGATAGAGATATTTTACCCGGAATTAGATGTTTTCCAGTAGCCGTTTTGATGTTTGGCGACGTTGCAGATCCAACACCAAGTTCTTTAGTTGAGTACGATCTGAAGAAAGTGTCAAACAGTACACCATCTCGGTTTAAACTCATAACTGTTGGCGCTCCACCATCCGACTGAGCGATATCCGTTGACCCATCACCGACGATGAGGTACTGGCTTCCGAGTGTTGTAGTATTTTTCACAAGCTCAAGTGTTGCACGGAGCGGAAAACCAAGATTCAGTAACCGTGCCATCGTTTCACCGACCTCAACAGCGTGTTCGTTCACAATGTCCCCAACGGTAGCAATCCCACCGAAAGCACCGCGGCGCGAAAGGGCGAGTCCCTGCTCGTAGGATTGACACGCGTTAAGAAAGAAGACACCAATATTGACTGATGATAGCGATCTCACATCGAGATCTCCATCAGAACACTGTAATCCATCAGAAGTTGCATGGCCAATATAATGTAAGAAGTCATATCCGCCACTGGTTAATAGTAATTTGAGTTCTTCGCTTGAGACCCCAAACCTCGAATCAACATCGAATGGTAATGCTTCTCGAGTACCATACGTCTCATCTATCATATCGTGCTCGCTAATCATTCGAGCATCGTTGCAAACAACGAGAATTTCAATCGATTCGTTTCTTGCTTTTCGATCAAGTTGGTTCTGGTATGCTTCGAGAGTTGCTTTCGAGGCACTACGTGGAATATGGGAACCAAACCAAGCGTGTTCAATCGATTCATCGATCACCGACGGTTCAATGAAAGTGAGTGAATTTTTTTGATCGGTTGGGGATGGTGATCGGTACTGCCGTGCCGATCGAACAAACTGCGTTTTTCCGTTAGTTGTTATTTTATTCTGGGTTATTACCCCTCGTGGTTCTCGAACGATTCCGAGTTCATTAACGATGAATGGAAGGATTTCGGCTCCGGCAGGGGTAGACGGAACGTGCGCTGTCAATGGCCAGCGAGGGATGTACGGCTCGAGTCGATCGTATGGTACCTCGAGATAACGCTTGAGTTGCGTCGAAATCGACGCGTTGTAGGTGTCCGCCAGATCGAACGGAAGATCCGCTTCGAGCGCGGTTCGTTCGTGGAGGTCGTCCTGGTACAACCCCTCCGTACGCACTAAACAGTCGAGGAGGAGAAAGCGCTTGAGCGTCCGTGCTATGTCGTCTTCCAGCCGGCGTGTAACACCAAGTTCGTGAGATACACTCGGTGTTTTGATCGCCGCCGTAGAACCCGGTTCGATATTTGCACCGAGGTAGAACGAAAGCGGGGCGACCGCGTACAGGTTCTGGAGGGTCGGTGGAACGGAGATCGTAACGACGGTTTCCGGTTGCCGAATGGCGGGTGGAATCTCCAGTTCCGGGCCGCGTTCAATCAACGGCGGGTGGCCTCGCAGCGTCGGCCACGAGCGTTCTGGGGACGTCGTCTTGAGAGCCGAAGAAAACGCCGAAACGGCTTTCATCAGCTGTTTCGGTTCGTCCGGCGTACGTATCGTTCCCGCGGGCTGCTCGTGGAGGGATCGAGCGCCGATCTCGATAGTCGTCCGTTGGTCGAACGTCAAGTGGATCGAATCGATACCGGTTTTGATCTGGCCCGGACTCTCGATACGACAATAGAGTTTGATCGGTCCGCCCAGCCCGATAAACCGGATATCGTCGTCGAAAGACGCGCTTTCACCGACCTCGAGACTCCGGGTCGTCTGCCCGTTTTCATCGTGGAGGTGGACAGAGTATCGCTGGTCGAAAACGAGCGACGCGGTGCTGACCGAGCAGGCGGTGTCGACCGGAAAACAAAACTGCTCAGAGTCGATGAGCGTCGGAGAAACCGAATCGGATGTTCGTACGTGGAGCCGGCGTTGCTCTATCGAGTCGTATACCTCGAGTCCAACCGGATCCGTTGTCCCTTCGAATTCAATAGCCATGTCACTACGCTTTGATAATCCGATATTCACCCGGACGACTAAAAACCAACCGCCCCTCAGGTTCGACGATTGTCGTGTTTCGAAGCGAGTGAGCGGAATGCGATCGATGGAAACCGAGGCTCGACGGTACTCGAGCGACCCCCGTCCTCGCCGGTCGAAAGCGGCGTACGCACCAGCACCTCGAGGTCCGCGAGTTCGTAGAGAATTCGGGTGACGGTGCCGGCGGTCAGCGACGAGTCGGCGGCGATCGTCTCCGCGATCTCCTGAATCGAGTGGGTTCCGACGTCTCCAGCCAACAGCTCGAGAAGAACGCGCTGGCGGGTAGAAGACAGTGCGAGCGCGCGGTCGACGTGAACGCTGTCGGGCGGGACGTCCGTCTTCGCGCGCTCGAGGTGTTCGCCCTCGATCCGATCGCGACCGGCGCGGGCGGCGAGGACGGCGGCGGCGAACAGCGCAGCGAGCGCGTCGTGGGCGTTTCCGTCGGCCCACGCGGCCAGGTCGCGAAGCCGATCGTGCTCGAGCGCGCCCGGCGCCAGCCCCGCCGACGCTCGCTCGGTGATCACGTCGACGAGTTCGTGGCTGCGGTAGGAGGGAACCGAAACCGCGGCGTCCGTCCATCCGTCGGGCCGTTGCTGGCCGACGGCGACGAGCGAGGTGCGGTCGTCGACCGGTTTCAGGAGTTCGCGGGCGCGGTCGACCGAGGGTGTCGCCGGTTCGTCGTGGTGGTCGAGCGCGACCACTGCCCGCCGGTCGTCCCCCTCGAGCATCCCTCGCAACCGGTTTCGGAGGTCGTCGGTTCCGACGCCGCTCGAGGGGACGGTCTCCGCCGAGATTGCGGCGAGAACCGCGCGGTAGAACCCGAACGCGCTGGTTGCGCGTCTCGCGTCGACGTAGACGAGCCACGTCGACGACTCGGCGTCTCCGGTTCGAGTCGTGGTCCCGATCGGCCGACCTCGAGCGGCGAGGCGGTCGGTGAGCGCGGAAAACAGCGCAGTAACGACCGCGGAGGTTCCCGATCCCGGCGGCCCGACGACCGCGACGTCCGGCGGGAGATCACCGTCGAAAACGGGCTCGAGTTCGTCGAGGAGCTGTTCGAGAACGGGACCGCGGCTGACGGGTTCGGACGGATGGACGGCCGGATTCAGATGGTCGCGGTCGGCGACGATCGATCGATCGCGGCGGGCCGAGCGTCGCCGGTCGATGCGCTCGTGAAGGTCCATTACCTCGACTCCGCCCCGCCGCCGGTCTCCGACCGGTCGTTCTCGCCGATCAGCGCCGTCTCGAGCACCTGCAGCGGGTGTTTGATCTCGTAGCCGGTCCCGTGTTCCATCTGCATCGCGCAGGTCGGACACTCGGTGAGACCGGTGTCGGCGTCGGCTCGTTCCATGTGTTCGAACATCTCCTCGCCGATCTTCATCGAGGTGTCGTAGTTCTCGGATTTCCAGCCGTAGGTGCCGGAGATTCCCGAGCAGGAGTCGCCGACGTCGTGAGCGTCGACGCCGTCGATGGCGTCGAGCACTTCGATCGCCTGGCCGTCGAGGCCCTGGTTGCGCGCGTGACACGGCGCGTGGTAGGCGAGATCCGGGAGATCGACCGCGGTTCCCGAAAGCGCAGCCTCGAGATCCTCGTGAACGCGGAGGTACTCGAGGGCCTCCCAGGTGTTGTCGGAAACCTCGTGGACGCCCTCGAGGTCGAACAGTTCGGGGTACTCCTGGCGAA
Above is a genomic segment from Natrononativus amylolyticus containing:
- a CDS encoding DUF7503 family protein is translated as MIGVLFTLVLLLGQASSVAATASSTNPGP
- a CDS encoding Cdc6/Cdc18 family protein; translated protein: MDLHERIDRRRSARRDRSIVADRDHLNPAVHPSEPVSRGPVLEQLLDELEPVFDGDLPPDVAVVGPPGSGTSAVVTALFSALTDRLAARGRPIGTTTRTGDAESSTWLVYVDARRATSAFGFYRAVLAAISAETVPSSGVGTDDLRNRLRGMLEGDDRRAVVALDHHDEPATPSVDRARELLKPVDDRTSLVAVGQQRPDGWTDAAVSVPSYRSHELVDVITERASAGLAPGALEHDRLRDLAAWADGNAHDALAALFAAAVLAARAGRDRIEGEHLERAKTDVPPDSVHVDRALALSSTRQRVLLELLAGDVGTHSIQEIAETIAADSSLTAGTVTRILYELADLEVLVRTPLSTGEDGGRSSTVEPRFPSIAFRSLASKHDNRRT
- a CDS encoding lipopolysaccharide biosynthesis protein, yielding MRIGQTSFLQFVAEIAASAIGFVATIYFARILGPEILGYYAVALAVVTGLGIGGNIGLSSAITKRMSEGEEPNAYFWAGASIILSLFLVLAIGVLAFHEQVNAYIGADVHWLIVFMLLASLCYSLFNAALKGRHLVHVYAVLKPLKIGGRAVVQIALVLAGLELTGMLIGYSTGWVMAAAVAVVVLTPRFERPSRRHYAKLLEFAKYSWLGRVQGKTFSEADILILGALVSSALVGIYSIAWALCSFFLIFAHAISTAMFPEISKQSARGESGRIARLTTDALAFAGFVLIPGAVGGILVGDRVLAVYGAEFVEGQAVLPILLFGSLLYAYLDQLLNTLNGIDRPDVAFRVNGLFIGTNVVANVALVYAFGWVGAAVGTALSAAVGLVAAFWLIRRRLAFELPVAEIGRQWAAALLMAAAVYPATLLAGPPAETLPAAIVTVVIVGIGAAVYTVALLAMSARFRTVVRENVPVDLPRVAGR
- the aglG gene encoding glucosyl-dolichyl phosphate glucuronosyltransferase, with amino-acid sequence MKVSVVICTYAMERYDVFSECVESVLAQTYEPLEVVVVVDGNDAVFDRVCEEFGDREGVVLHCNDENQGISSSRTRGAKIATGDVVAFIDDDAVAEPDWIAELARVYDETDAIAVGGHAKPDWVTEKPDFFPAEFYWLVGCDERGMGEHMEELRNTYGSNISFYREVFLSVGGYDENTGRKGDRHIQAHEAPVCIRMANRYGKGVIYNTDAVVNHRLFDYRGDFRWLVFRSFWQGYSKRIMDLLLPEAAGDKNDYLKRLMLEFVPIRVRDLVRAPSMPELKQLVAIFVFTGAVGFGYLYGLTQPRRELIGDDA
- a CDS encoding oligosaccharyl transferase, archaeosortase A system-associated, producing the protein MSTDTEHVDEAAETSVLDTWEEWYHIPIIGIVMLFMIWVRTQSYDRFVTDDGTPALAAVDSWYHWRTVQWTAENYPWTMPFDVWTGFPTGRYVGQFGTLFDQLIVTAAMVVGLGDPSTETLYTVSLLAVPVMAALVAIPVFYMGRRLGGTIGGLLSVVLLALAPGTFLYRTTAGQLQHHVAEVLFMALAVLAMMVALRVAEREKPIYELVVDGDWAALRTPAIYSALAGVALSLYIWVWPPGVVLIGIFAVFFTVQLCLDYVRGISPDHVAFVGAVSLGVTAIVTALLIEEWSTSTTSFGYLQPISAALVAAGCLFMAWLARQWNRRSIDPIYYPAAIGGLLFVAFGAMALALPDLFGTLSDNLVRRLIPIGATETDMTISEAQPPEDFNSHVFSEFGMAFYTMLAGLALLALGPLLGRTYRAEHTLILVWSLFLISMAATQVRFAYYLVLAVAVVNAVFVSDVIRLFNLDLEGGVRSIREIETYQVITLLLVVMLLFAPLLPPVAAGTAWDRGAAAFPSDDGQTWEESNHWLQENTPAPGDWGGADNASDLEYYGTYDYPEDGNYEYPVGAYGVMSWWDYGHLITVQGERIPHSNPFQQNARSSSAFLTAQSEERGELIMDGIAADVSVSNASDEEIERQLEGNDSHEELRYVMIDHKMAGGKFGAISTWTGPGYGAYLEQNQYQINGEEETLHGPGEAYYDTMLASLYLEDADGLEHYRLVHEADDYAVVGGMLGNDGPVPRNSFALDDGWNENTEQIRDNLAQSREDGAVDQSLGGAIWDGHLASSVKTFERVEGATLTGTVDDSALDEEATVYAEIELETAPGRTFTYTQEADVEDGAFELTVPYATNDELGTDDGYTDSSVEALEEYEIVIATGDGDDLERQYAGTASVPETAVVDGDSIDVTLEEATD
- a CDS encoding glycosyltransferase, with product MTLVVSPDERLRVLQLVTAREVFFDQQIDTLERKGVETTVLVVPGADQIDGAMGRGRGPREYLRFVPQVRRELRRGEYDLIHANYGLTAPYAITQRRLPVVLTLWGSDVVGFDGLVTKACAWRCDAITVRSEEMRELLGRDAEILPSGIDLERFEPMDRREACEAVGWDPRATNVLFPYAPDYERKNYPLAERVVARASDRLDDEIELRTISGVRHDRVATYMNAADALLLTSRHEGSPNTVKEAMACNLPVVSTAVGDVRTRLERVEPSGVGTSEDELVDHLVRVLEVGERSNGREVVREVSWERIGDRLLEIYASVL